The genomic DNA TGCCAAGTTTTCCGGTTGCATGCAGCTGGGAGATACTTACGCCACGATTGGCCAGATTGAGAATTCGATCCTTTTTTATTCAGCTGGGTTGGAGATTCAAAGACAAGTCCTAGGGGAGAAGGACTGTAGACTTGGTGAGACTTGCAGGTATGTGGCCGAAGCCCATCTTCAAGCACTTCAATTTGACGAGGCTGAAAACCTTTGTCTACTGGCTCTTGAAATTCATAAAAACAGTCAATCTCCAGCCTCCCTAGAAGAGGCGGCTGATAGAAGGCTACTGGGGCTTATTTCAGACTCAAAAGGAGATTATGAAGCTGCACTTGAGCAATATGTCTTGGCAAGCATGGCAATGTCAGCTAATGGACAAGAAGCTGAAATGGCAGCTATAGATTGCAGCATTGGGGATGCATATCTATCCTTGATTCGATTCGACGAAGCTGTTTTCGCTTATCAGAAAGCCTTGACAGTGTTCAAGTCAACAAAAGGAGAAAACCATCCATCTGTTGCTTCAGTTTTTGTCCGTTTGGGGGAATTGTACCAAAAGAGTGGAAAACTAAGGGAGGCAAAATCTTACTGTGAGAATGCACTTAGAATTTACGCAAAACCAGTTCAAGGTAGTCCACCGGAAGAGATAAGTAGTGGACTTATCGATGTTTCTGCCATATACGAGTCAATGAATGAGCCAGAGCAAGCTCTGAAGCTACTCCAAAAGGCTTTGACCTTACATGCAGATGGAAAAGGCCAGCATAGTACAATTGCAGGAATAGAAGCTCAAATGGGTGTTCTATACTATATGATTGGGAATTACTCAGATTCttataaatcattcaaaaatgCCATATCAAAGTTTAGGGAAATCGGAGAGAAGAAATCTGCTCTGTTTGGCATTGCTCTTAACCAAATGGGGCTAGCCTGTGTTCAACTTTATGCCATTGAAGAGGCTGCATATGCATTTGAAGAAGCCATGCACATATTGGAAACTGAATATGGACCATATCACCCGGACACCCTTGCAGTCTATAGCAATCTTGCTGGCACTTACGACGCTTTGGGGAGGTAATAAAAGAATCTAATTTCGACATCACAATTGAacattatatattcaaaattgttCCTTTTTAATTACCTGCAGGTCAAATGACGCAATTCAAATACTAGAATATCTTGTTGAAATGCGAGAAGATAAGCTTGGGACTGCAAATCCCGATGTTGACGACGAGAAACGAAGGTTGGCAGAGTTACTTAAAGAAGCCGGACAAGTCAGAAAGAAGAAATCCAAGTCATTGGAAACTCTTCTTGATTCAAATTGGCAGAATATGGCTATACTTGGTGGTGCCAAACTGTGACAATGATGCCCAAAttcattacttatttatttatttattttatttgtttgtttgttccacttgaaagaaaaagaagacATGTAGTAGGTATGGGGGGAAGATTTAGGTGATGAGTCAAATTGGTTgagttaaaagtaaaaaaaaaaaaaaaagggggATTTGAAAGATTATGCAGTTGGAAAAGTTGATTTTCCCATATTTGTAAAAATGTTGATGTATAGTAAATAATAAGAGAGAATATTGAAATCTCACTTTTTACCATAAATAGAAAGAGTTTGGGGTGTTTTTCGTACAATTTTTAATTAGAGGGTAAAATTGAACATCTGgtgtaaagaaaaaaaagggtGTTGAAACAGTCAGTGAAGACAACGATAGAGATGGGCGTGTGTTTCGCTCCCAAAATAACTTCAACCGCATCTCTCTCGTTCTTTCAAATCTCTCTCGTTCTTTCTCAAATTTCGATTTCATCTTTCACCGATCAACTCTAGAGTGTGTGTGTGTGTGCGTGTTTGGAAAGAGGAAGATGGGGAACTTGCTCTCTGGAACTAAAGAACCGCCACCGTTGATGGTGTTGGTTCCGCCGCTGTTCGATTTCCCGCCGCTTTCAGCTCGTACCAGGTTGTTCTCTATCGAAATAACAAGCTAAATGATTAGTTATTGATCTTGACCGCTTTTGTTCTCTTGTCCACAtcgattttgtttttttgtgtCCTGTTTCTGTCAGTGATATGAAGTTTCGACATAGTGTGATGCATTCACGCATTGAATGATTTGAAATAACATGGATTCATGTATTTCTACTTTCTACTTATTGTGTGTTCTTGCAGAATGATGGAATCATCATACAATGTACTATTTGGAAAGCTTCCACTGAGATGCCTCTTTGAGGATTATTTTGAAGATGCTAGGCACTTTAGCACAAGAATAATGCTAAAACCTCTTGATGATCCTCATGTGGATTTAGTTGCAACAGTATCCATcgatgataatttatttaatatatatattatacattttcaTCTTAAATTTGATTGTGTATTCATATATCCTCATATCTTTCGTTTTTCCTATATGAAACAAAACGATAGGTTTCAGGTCCATTAGATAACAAGCCTGAGGAGAAGATTGTAGGAAATGCATTATTCCGTTGGCAAAGGTATACGAATAATTTTCTACCTTTCATTTGTTGCTTCTGTTGGGAATTGATTAGTTATCATAATGACTAAGGACTATTGTATGCAGTGATGTTCAAGATCCTAATACATTCATGGACCTTTTCGTATCAAACTCTGACCCGTAAGGAGTTTCTCTTGAATTAGGATTTTTATTCCTACCATCTTCATACTTGAAAACTTTGCTTTGTGTATTATTCGAGGACTTTACTGATGAGGTCATGTGCTTACTACCCTAAATATGGTTTTGGAGCGTTTGGGTTATTTCCGTTGCTTTTAAAGAAGAGGTACGTTTCAACCAGTATAACTATGGCAGTAACTATTGAGTTTCTTCAAATTGTAACAATAATGACAAGAAATTTGTCTAAAGTGCAGAGTTTCTTCTGAAGATTATGGTGTCATGGGTTTGAGATATGGTTTATCAAATTTGTCCATTGGAGCTACTTTAATGCCTTTCTATGGTTTGTGGATATCCAGttttataatgttattgttATATTCAAGCAATCTTACTACCTACACCTGCGTGTTTatgatagatttttttttttgatttccTTCGCCCACTACTATGTTGCCATACTGTTCTTTAGTAGcttccatatttattttcacattttgaaaCCCATAAATACACCAATGTTGGACAAACAAAGGCTTTGCTAACTAGTCCTGTCATCTTTGATGCAGTGGGAGATGAATTTCCAAGAAGTGCATGGCTGATAAGCAAGATTGGAAGGTTAACTGCTGGGGTGCAGTATGAACCACACTGTGAGTTGCTAAAAGCTTTATAGCGTAGTTTTTTTTCTGTGTCCATTCCATTATTGACGAGTTCTTTGATTTGTCCATAtagtttttcttattatttgaaGCCCAAAGCTCTTACAAGCATATATAAATTTGCGGAAGCTTTATCTTGATTTATGGATGATGaacatttgtattttttatttttaacacattGCTAGTCATGTCTCTTTCTTGTTATCTTATTCCTTCTTAAGATGTGAACTGCCTTTTCAACTACAAGTATTTTATAGTTTCTTCAATGCAAAAATACCTTTGTTGCTTCTCATGTGCATTTATAACTTACAAAACAAACCAAATTCAGTATGTGAATTGAATGTTTAAGTGGACAAGTATACAAAATAGCTAACTGTTATTGTCTTCACTCCATGCCATGTGTGTCTTTCTCACCATTCTTTAGTTTATGGTAACAAAAGTTCCTATTATTAAGGTACATGTAATGTAGTTTGCTCTGTTGTATTTTAAATCTTACTGTCTGTTGATGTTTAACTTCATTGAATGGCTCTGTGTTCTATGTATCTTGTTACATGGTAGGATCTCTTTCTTTAGCTTTGGGGAAATTTATATAACTACTTTTGGATGTGGCCCTGTTTTAGTTGGAAGCAAGGATGGCATATCAAGATTTAGAAATATGGCGAATTGGAGCTGTGCAGTTGGGTATGGCGTTGGATCAGACAGTCCTTTGAGCCCATCCTTCAATTTTTCTCTAGAACTTGCTAAAAGTTCCCAggtttatatttgttaaaatatataatgaccTCATTTAGTTTGCGGTgatataatttgtgtttatgaGTTCTTGCTATGAGCCATTTAATTCTTGGTGCAGTCCAGTAAGATTTGCATGGTTTCATTTATCATGGAACTTAAACAGTTCATTATGGTCTCATGGTTTCAAAAGGCTTGTCATGCTGCTTTTATTTAAATGCTAGTGGAGTGTCAACTTACCATGCTATAAGTGGAGTTTCTTTGTGGCTACTGAATAATGATATCCAATGATGATTATTAATCATTCTGTGTACTAGTAGCTCCAAATTTGCTTTGTAATTTAATTCACTATGCAAATTCTTTTTTTACTTGCAATATATGAccagtataaattatattgtattcatttgttaattaataaattgcaGTTCATTGCTTCATTCTATCAACATGTGGTTGTCCAAAGACGGGTATGCTTCTCTCCTCTcttgaacttaattttatcaTGCTTCTCAAGTGTTCCAGTTTCAATTTCGTACAAAATATTGTAAGTTAGGAATCAAGATATGGTGCAATATGTGTTTCTTACATAGGCACTTCCAAAATAGGTTTTTTGACTCCTTAGCTCATGTTATTCAAAAAGTTATTGCATAGgctctctttttatttttgcttgTTTTTTGTGAACTTGTTGTGTCATTTTCGTCAGTCTATTCCACAAGATAAAAGGTATTTGGCTTCTTGTCACCGGCCTACTCCCTTGAATCCTGCATTTCTAATGCCAAATGGAGAATCAAGAGCTTAAAATATGAGTTAAGATCGAACTGAAAAGTAATGAAAAAAGTTGTCTGGGAAAATATCTAGGAGAAATAACTGTTATTTTTTTATGGTGGAAGTCAATGAGGTTAGGAGAATTTAATAATTAAGCCAAAATTCCAAATATTTTCCTTAGTATGGCAtacaaaaaattgaataattggATCGTGTTCATAAATGTTGCTCCAGAATCTTTGTTTCCTTCAAAGAGAAAGTGAGGCATTAAGGATTGTTGTATGAGAATATTGGAGTAAccattatttttagttttgggAGAAGAGAGAAGATAACTGGGAAATTAAGTTCTTACTGTAGAGGTTTTCTTAGGTTGTAAAGCAACAAAAAACTGATGTCATTTATTGACTAACACCTGTCAAATAATACACCAAAAACTATTCTGctcttgacatccatttgaGCCATGTGCAACTTCAAGGAAGTTTTGCAAGAAGGAATTTTCTATACTAGGGAATTGACATCAAGTTTCATTTCTAATGTATGTTATAGCATTTTGGGATCTTTAAAGGAACTCATATTTCCAATTTTCTTGTTTTCTACCTACACATGCTGGATGGTACATCACAACAGGTTAAGAATccttttgaagaagatgaaatcgttggtATTACGAACTATATCGACTTTGGTTTTGAGTTACAGACAaggtataaaattatatagacCCCTAATACTTACAATCGCTGACTGGAATGAGATCTGAAATTTGCCTAATCTGTATCGAAGGATTGACGATGTTGATCAGACAAAAAACATACAAGATTCCACTTTCCAAGTTGCTGCATCGTGGCAAGCCAATAAGAATTTCTTAGTAAAGGTAGGGCTTTGTTGAATTGCCTGTACGCATTTATAGAATTTCCAGATCTATCAATGAGTGAATTGAACAGGGAAAATTGGGGCCTCTCAGCTCGTCGGTAGCCTTAGCATTCAAGTCATGGTGGAAACCTTCTTTCACCTTTAGCATCTCAGGTAAAGCTTAAAACAAATCATTATCATTAATTGTCAATTGCTCAAGTCAGTTCATTGCAATTTGTTAACTTATGTCATCTAAACTATCTCAATAAACGAATATGGTTGGATAGACTGAAGGTTTAGAAAATAAGTTATTGTTTGTTCACGAAAGATATGTAAGTCGATCTTTCTGCAGCTGTTAGAGACCGTATTGCTGGGGCAACAAGTCTTGGGTTCGGTATACAAGTCGATAACCTAAGAGAAGCCAGGTTAGTTTTTAAGCTAATATTACTAGTATGCATATGCTTATGCATATGATGATTCTGAGTCTTTATTGTACTTGCAGTTATCAAAGAGCTGATCCAAATTTCGTAATGCTAACACCAAACAAAGAACATTTAGCTGAAGGAATTCAATGGAAGATTGGGAAAAGACCCTTGTTGCAATCTGATGTAAATTCTGGAAATTTTGAAGGCATTCCTAAAGAACTCAGACCTCTTGGCAGAATTTTATAATTTCGAAGCCgcgtttatttgttttttcgcGTCCATTGAGTTGTTCTAAGTGAGAATCGCAAAACTCGCATTTgaactattatattatttactaatatatatgtTACCAATAGTCAATTAGTATTTGATTTTGAGATACTAAAGAATGAGACCACACATTTGTGATAATCTCAGCCGTAGATTGATCTCAGgttaacaaataataacaaaCTAATTTCGCAATAAGAAATTGATTTGCCTATAAACTGAATAAAAGTCAAAATCCCCAATGAAGCAATAGAAGAAGAGCTGTTCTTGAAGGTATGGCTTCACTGATCTCCGTCTTCTTCTCCACAGCTCAAGCTCCCAGTCCAGCTATTTCTCGCTCTAGGAGATCATCTCAATTCTGCAATTCCAAATCCATCTATCTTCATAGAAACCTCACAAATCGCGTCTCTCCAATTCCATCGGCAGTTAGTAATCGCTCGCACGGCGATTCTTTATCCTCCAAGCATCAGTTTCACTCGATCAATTTCTTTATCGGCGGAATTCCTCTCGCTTTCTCTTTCGATTCATTATTCGTTTTATGTACGTCGATAGCCTTGTCCTTGGCTCTCTTTATTACGGACGTCGATTCTGCTTCAGCTTTCGTAGTCACTACACCGAGGAAGCTGCAGTCTGATGAGCTAGCTACAGTTCGCCTTTTCAAAGAGAATACTCCTTCGGTTGTTTATATAACCAATCTCGCTGTTCGGTAATCTATTACTGCTTTTTCGCACTATTACCGTAATGTTCTTTCTCTATTTGACATTCTCAGTAGTCTGGTGTTGGTGTATGGATCATATGATATGATATGGTATGAGATTCTACTGGCACTGAACCAATTCCAATAGAAAGTTGATCCCATAGTCCTGTATTCCTGCATCCAGTAGGACATGAACCTATGAATTGGCCAATCATGAGTTTAATTTACTTTATTCTGATAGATCCATGATTTTTTGAGCTAAAAGTGGTCATCATCAACATTTgctgaaattttaaattttgctCATGTAGTATACTTTTCGAGGAATAAAGTTTTTAAACATGGGGCTCTAAATTTGGGCGCTACTACTATATTTATTAAGGCAGGATGCTTTTACATTGGATGTGTTGGAGGTACCTCAAGGGTCTGGCTCAGGATTCGTCTGGGATAAAGATGGTCATATTGTCACCAACTATCATGTGATTCGCGGGGCATCTGATCTGAAGTATGTATATGATGCATAtgcatttatttttatgtgtttgGATTACTAtgcatgattttatttattgatgaaGTTAAGTACTTATTCATGTCTGGTATATTTACAAGCATCTCTTTACTTAATGACTATAGTCTTATGGGTGTTATTGGGGGTAAAACCAAAAATGTATTTGTCATTTGAACTTTGAAGATCAGTCGAACTTTCAAGGTATAAGCATGAAATGAATCTTTCCTTCATAGACTCTTTTTTCCACCTGCATAGTGCTTGAGTCCATGCTTAGAACTGTCACACCACCAAGCAGCCCGATTACAGGTCCAGGTAGTTTATAAAAGACCAACCCCTACCAATAATGAATCATGAAAAGGGGAATCATCTTACTGAAACTTTTAAATGATTGTCTTTCTTAAATTTTAGGCCTTAGAGCTGCAAGTAGCTAGCAAGTGGGATGGTTTTATGATTATTAGTTTTCATAGAGGTGGATGGATTTGTTGGTTTTGTTCAGGGTGACTCTTGCTGACCAATCCACTTATGATGCGAAAGTAGTTGGATTTGACCAAGACAAGGATGTTGCTGTGTTGAGCATAGATGCCACTGCAAAAAAACTGAGACCAATACCTGTTGGTATTTCTGCGGATTTGCTTGTTGGCCAAAAAGTGTACGCCATAGGGAATCCTGTGAGTATAGCAACTATATAATATACTAGTCTTGTAGCAGAAATCTCTTGTAAATGTATTTAAATCTTTCTCCTGATTGATCATCCTTTTCCTGTATGACATTTTCCCCTGTTCTGTGTTGGGCCGGTGGTAGTTAGGGCATATTTTGGGTTTCAGTTTCATTCTCACAATTCAAGTTGATGATTCTAATCGAAGTGTGAAGTATCTAGTCTAATTTGATATCAAGTCTTTCTAATATGATCTGCACATGTGAATTCTAAAGAACTTAACAGAAaaataactatgtagataattttattttttcactttaCTTTTGAACAATGATAAGTGAATTTAGATAACATTTAgtttaacccaaaaaaaataataaaaggagTTTCATTTTATTGGCTCTAATGTTTATTTCATGTTCATGCAGTTTGGCCTAGACCACACACTTACTACCGGTGTAATAAGGTATggacctttttttttattttgctgtAATTATGTACTGGTATTGCCTTTGAATTGGACATAGTTACGGTAACTGCAGATATTTGGTTCCATTCAattgattttttgtttgttttttggtCAGTGGACTTAGAAGAGAAATCAGTTCTGCAGCCACTGGCCGTCCAATCCAGGATGTTATCCAAACGGATGCTGCTATAAACCCTGGGAACAGCGGAGGGCCACTCCTTGATAGTTCAGGGAACCTTATAGGGATAAACACAGCTATTTACTCACCTTCTGGTGCATCATCTGGTGTTGGATTTTCAATTCCAGTTGACACGGTTGGGTTATTATTACTTGAACCCTTGAtgactttatatttttacaattggTTCACAGTCCTTATAAGACAATTGTTATTGCAGGTAAGTGGAATAGTTGATCAGTTAGTGAAGTTTGGGAAAGTGACTAGACCCATTTTAGGAATAAAATTTGCACCGGACCAATCTGTTGAACAACTGGGAGTTAGTGGGGTACTTGTTTTGGATGCTCCTGCCAATGGACCTGCTGGAAAAGCAGTATATATTTTGAACTTCCCTCTTCTGGTTGATTTGTTAAATATGAATTCCATTAACAAAGTAGATTTTCATTCATTTAGGGCTTGCTGTCAACAAAACGCGATGGGTATGGAAGACTGATTTTGGGAGATATCATAACATCTGTAAATGACAAAAAGGTTGCAAATGGTAGCGACTTGTACAGAATACTTGACGAGTGTAAAGTGGGCGAGAAAGTATGATCGGCATggcttaataatttatttatttttgcgtTTCTAATGCTAATCAATTAAGTTaggttttattcatttaattaggTAACTGTTGAAGTGTTACGGGGAGATCATAAAGAGAAGATTCCAGTAACTCTCGAGGCAAAGCCTGATGAATCATAGTACCTCAATGATCGACAACATATCCCCAGTCAGTAGTAAGAAGTACAAATCTTGTGATTACTACTTATTTATCATTGTTGTATTATATTAATGATTGATTGTTCATTGTACATATTATTATCATGGggcttaattatttttcaaatgcagtgttgttgttgttgtttctactattaatattaatgttaatattaatgtatatgCAGATCGAGTGTGGGTCTCCTCTTCCTCATAGGGAAATGGTAACTTTTCTGTTATTGTCTATagatttcatttaaaaacatataaaattttaattttgttccCTTGTGTATATGTGTACATGTATATATATGCttcatttaaattatgaatatatatggaTATAGATATTGAAATCAGAAAGGGTCGCATGTCTGTCTGTAACTGACTGAATATACCAATAAATAAAACCAAGATAGTCACAAGGTTTTTTTTTCTgggtctctctctctctatatatatatataatatttattattatgattgatttgaattaattttgacattaagaagaagagaaaaaggaTTAATACCTGCCCGTTATTATTATCAGTAGAGGTTTAATAGAGTGGAAATGAATGGGGAGTTGCAAGTAGCTTAGAATTGAATTTGAGgatgtaattatatattgatCATTAAAAATGAGCAGCTTGAtattataaagttaaataaataaattggtatATATTTTGATGGTGATCATTCCTATCATCCCCTTGTTTATGACTGACTGATGATGATTGTGTATTGTTTTCCTATAttattcattataatttataagaagaAACCGTATATATTTTacaactaattattaattattacacatGATCAAGATCAAGATCATTTACTAATAACAACATATCAGACCAGACCGTCATCAAACTCCTCATCGactgttgctgctgctgctgcggTGTGTTGCCGCCTCCAATGATAACCAGAGTTGGTCGGTCGCCGGAGATCTGATGGCCGCTATCAGATGGACACCGGAGATGGATCAATTCTTGACCTTAATTTGAGTTGTTCCACCGGTAGATGGACGTTCACATTGatcaactaattattaattaaaagaatcaGCGGGAAGAAATAAAGGGTA from Impatiens glandulifera chromosome 9, dImpGla2.1, whole genome shotgun sequence includes the following:
- the LOC124913678 gene encoding uncharacterized protein LOC124913678; translation: MGNLLSGTKEPPPLMVLVPPLFDFPPLSARTRMMESSYNVLFGKLPLRCLFEDYFEDARHFSTRIMLKPLDDPHVDLVATVSGPLDNKPEEKIVGNALFRWQSDVQDPNTFMDLFVSNSDPTLLMRSCAYYPKYGFGAFGLFPLLLKKRVSSEDYGVMGLRYGLSNLSIGATLMPFYVGDEFPRSAWLISKIGRLTAGVQYEPHFGSKDGISRFRNMANWSCAVGYGVGSDSPLSPSFNFSLELAKSSQFIASFYQHVVVQRRVKNPFEEDEIVGITNYIDFGFELQTRIDDVDQTKNIQDSTFQVAASWQANKNFLVKGKLGPLSSSVALAFKSWWKPSFTFSISAVRDRIAGATSLGFGIQVDNLREASYQRADPNFVMLTPNKEHLAEGIQWKIGKRPLLQSDVNSGNFEGIPKELRPLGRIL
- the LOC124913677 gene encoding protease Do-like 1, chloroplastic: MASLISVFFSTAQAPSPAISRSRRSSQFCNSKSIYLHRNLTNRVSPIPSAVSNRSHGDSLSSKHQFHSINFFIGGIPLAFSFDSLFVLCTSIALSLALFITDVDSASAFVVTTPRKLQSDELATVRLFKENTPSVVYITNLAVRQDAFTLDVLEVPQGSGSGFVWDKDGHIVTNYHVIRGASDLKVTLADQSTYDAKVVGFDQDKDVAVLSIDATAKKLRPIPVGISADLLVGQKVYAIGNPFGLDHTLTTGVISGLRREISSAATGRPIQDVIQTDAAINPGNSGGPLLDSSGNLIGINTAIYSPSGASSGVGFSIPVDTVSGIVDQLVKFGKVTRPILGIKFAPDQSVEQLGVSGVLVLDAPANGPAGKAGLLSTKRDGYGRLILGDIITSVNDKKVANGSDLYRILDECKVGEKVTVEVLRGDHKEKIPVTLEAKPDES
- the LOC124913676 gene encoding protein KINESIN LIGHT CHAIN-RELATED 2-like; this encodes MDKSNGEMTTMESEQNEYYLPKKANFRESSPRSPFSSGSNSHDYDSIDIALEDGRGFDTSIDQLYRNVCDMQSSDQSPSGQSFLSYGQESRIDSELRFLAGGGGGFTEVEKAKETLVERRGEEAENDSSTPKKGTLPKRKGLPRVASLPSPQSKRVSSLTATDSSSPKNSPRSMSFRGAPPAAKQNVKTTRKPNAIHPTKSNEKIPPVGLDKPRNGNGNPIEAEYIGPYLLKQVRELISSGDNINKALDLALRALRAFENSSDGKPNLDMVMCLHIIAAIYCNLGQYSEVIPILEQAIEIPSLEEGQNHALAKFSGCMQLGDTYATIGQIENSILFYSAGLEIQRQVLGEKDCRLGETCRYVAEAHLQALQFDEAENLCLLALEIHKNSQSPASLEEAADRRLLGLISDSKGDYEAALEQYVLASMAMSANGQEAEMAAIDCSIGDAYLSLIRFDEAVFAYQKALTVFKSTKGENHPSVASVFVRLGELYQKSGKLREAKSYCENALRIYAKPVQGSPPEEISSGLIDVSAIYESMNEPEQALKLLQKALTLHADGKGQHSTIAGIEAQMGVLYYMIGNYSDSYKSFKNAISKFREIGEKKSALFGIALNQMGLACVQLYAIEEAAYAFEEAMHILETEYGPYHPDTLAVYSNLAGTYDALGRSNDAIQILEYLVEMREDKLGTANPDVDDEKRRLAELLKEAGQVRKKKSKSLETLLDSNWQNMAILGGAKL